A region of Bicyclus anynana chromosome 17, ilBicAnyn1.1, whole genome shotgun sequence DNA encodes the following proteins:
- the LOC128198891 gene encoding uncharacterized protein LOC128198891 isoform X3 has protein sequence MEDELSRKNVARGYAKRTITRLYQYLEAEEANLLKNHVEELMVRRDRLEKTFNEYEDLCKDILHLNPKDEECVDVVEEKFYKMVTMLNKAIAQRGFAPASSTNSVAQPSVAAKTHLPPVDIQQFNEIRRQLLNS, from the coding sequence ATGGAGGACGAATTATCAAGAAAAAATGTAGCACGCGGTTACGCAAAGCGCACAATCACGCGGCTTTATCAGTATTTAGAAGCAGAAGAGGCAAATCTACTAAAGAACCACGTGGAGGAACTCATGGTTCGGCGCGACCGACTGgaaaaaacttttaatgaatACGAAGACTTGTGCAAAGACATTTTACATTTGAATCCCAAAGATGAGGAGTGCGTGGACGTCGTcgaagaaaagttttacaaaatggTAACGATGTTAAACAAGGCGATTGCGCAACGTGGGTTTGCACCCGCGTCTTCAACCAATTCAGTTGCTCAACCGAGTGTAGCGGCAAAAACTCACTTACCTCCCGTGGACATCCAACAGTTTAACG